A single region of the Pyricularia oryzae 70-15 chromosome 4, whole genome shotgun sequence genome encodes:
- a CDS encoding retinol dehydrogenase 12, with protein MFGRSAPKFDPAKDIPNQAGRIAFVTGGNGGLGLETVIQLAKAGMERIFIGARNEEKALKAIKEISTNLNCSTTFTFVKMDLTSFDSVCRAADQVISQTDKLHLLINNAGVVGTAPGLTPEGYETQWGTNHMGHALFTRLLLPLLKQTAEGGRVDVRIVNVSSLSERMCALHGCGDLEVFKRAEAKGPLWGAGLFWGYGASKLATILHARMLAKKHPSVKAVAVHPGTVKTTITGSFSKTSPFIGGYVMPFITALFFVDVSEGARNQLWAATSDQANTGEYYAPVGRPNMGSGKSRNMKEAERVWEWTERELDAYLRKTGR; from the coding sequence ATGTTTGGCCGATCCGCACCCAAATTTGATCCCGCAAAGGACATCCCCAACCAGGCCGGCAGGATCGCCTTCGTCACGGGCGGCAATGGAGGACTCGGTTTGGAGACGGTGAtccagctggccaaggccgggatGGAGCGCATCTTTATCGGAGCGCGCAACGAGGAGAAGGCACTAAAGGCCATCAAGGAGATATCGACCAATCTCAACTGCAGCACCACGTTCACGTTTGTCAAGATGGACCTGACGTCCTTTGACAGCGTCTGTCGGGCGGCGGACCAGGTCATTTCGCAAACGGACAAGCTCCACCTGCTGATCAACAACGCCGGCGTGGTGGGCACGGCTCCCGGGCTGACGCCCGAGGGCTACGAGACGCAGTGGGGCACCAACCACATGGGCCACGCGCTCTTCAcgcggctgctgctcccGCTCCTCAAGCAGACGGCCGAGGGCGGGCGGGTCGACGTGCGCATCGTCAACGTGTCGTCGCTGTCGGAGCGCATGTGCGCGCTGCACGGCTGCGGCGACCTCGAGGTCTTCAAGCgcgccgaggccaagggcCCGCTCTGGGGCGCCGGCCTCTTCTGGGGCTACGGCGCCTCCAAGCTGGCCACCATCCTGCACGCGCGCATGCTGGCCAAGAAGCACCCCAGCGTCAAGGCCGTCGCCGTCCACCCCGGCACCGTCAAGACCACCATCACCGGCAGCTTCAGCAAGACCTCGCCCTTCATCGGAGGCTACGTCATGCCCTTCATCACCGCCCTCTTCTTCGTCGACGTGTCCGAGGGCGCCAGGAACCAGCTCTGGGCCGCCACCAGCGACCAGGCAAACACCGGCGAGTATTACGCCCCCGTTGGGCGCCCTAATATGGGCTCGGGCAAGTCGAGGAATATGAAGGAGGCCGAGAGGGTCTGGGAGTGGACGGAAAGGGAGTTGGATGCTTATTTAcgaaagacgggtcgttga